In Desulfovibrio sp., a single window of DNA contains:
- a CDS encoding DUF2867 domain-containing protein → METPLSTEKAPILVTGATGYVGGRLAPMLLERGWRVRAVARSLEKLACRPWASHPRCELARADVLDLKSLCAALEGCRIAYYLVHSMGSAGQHFAEADLESARTFAKACAEAGVERIIYLGGLGNDSDQLSHHLRSRLETAKALASGPVPVTYLRAAAILGAGSASYEILRSLVERLPVMLTPRWVRTKCQPISVRNVLEYLVGCLEHPETTGQTYDIGGPDILTYEDLFQLYAEVAGLRRRIIIPVPLMSPGLSKFWVRLVTPVAPSVASPLIEGLRNEVICQDNRIREIIPLKLQSCRETFQAARRDLKDRLVPTCWADAGLVQAPEWLVCGDAPYSGGAVYEMGYKALLQAPPEKVWPALEAIGGERGWYFADILWTLRGLVDRLMGGVGLGPGRRDPKCLLTGDAVDCWRVWEAQPPRLLVLLAAMKSPGEAALELSLAPDAGGTQFTLLARFQPRGLAGLIYWYGMFVPHMILFTGLVKGLAQAAGTRIVKGPYRFTPTVPGKCSPPPRSV, encoded by the coding sequence ATGGAGACTCCCTTGAGTACGGAAAAAGCGCCTATACTGGTAACAGGTGCCACTGGCTATGTGGGGGGCAGGCTTGCCCCCATGCTGCTGGAGCGCGGCTGGCGCGTGCGGGCTGTGGCCCGGTCTTTGGAAAAGCTGGCTTGCCGCCCTTGGGCTTCCCACCCCCGGTGTGAACTGGCCCGGGCCGACGTGCTTGATTTGAAAAGCCTGTGCGCGGCTCTGGAAGGATGCCGGATCGCGTACTACCTGGTTCATTCCATGGGATCGGCCGGGCAGCATTTTGCCGAAGCTGATTTGGAATCCGCCCGAACATTCGCTAAGGCCTGTGCCGAGGCGGGCGTGGAGCGCATTATCTATCTGGGGGGGCTGGGCAACGATTCCGACCAGCTGTCGCACCACCTTCGCTCCAGGCTGGAAACAGCGAAAGCCCTGGCATCCGGACCGGTCCCCGTGACGTATCTGCGGGCAGCGGCCATCCTTGGGGCGGGCAGCGCTTCCTACGAGATCCTGCGCTCCCTGGTGGAGCGTCTGCCGGTGATGCTTACCCCCCGCTGGGTGCGCACCAAATGCCAGCCAATCTCCGTGCGCAATGTGCTCGAATATCTGGTGGGCTGCTTGGAGCACCCTGAGACCACTGGACAAACCTATGACATCGGCGGCCCTGACATCCTGACCTACGAGGATCTCTTTCAACTTTACGCAGAAGTGGCCGGATTGCGTCGGCGGATCATCATACCAGTACCCCTTATGAGTCCCGGCTTGTCAAAGTTCTGGGTGCGCCTGGTCACTCCGGTGGCTCCTTCGGTGGCCTCCCCCCTCATAGAAGGATTGCGTAACGAGGTGATATGCCAGGACAACCGAATCCGGGAAATCATTCCCCTGAAGCTGCAGAGCTGCCGGGAAACCTTCCAGGCCGCCAGGCGAGATCTCAAAGACAGGCTGGTTCCCACATGCTGGGCGGATGCCGGCCTGGTTCAGGCTCCTGAGTGGCTGGTGTGCGGCGACGCGCCATACTCCGGGGGCGCGGTCTACGAGATGGGATACAAGGCGTTGCTCCAGGCGCCTCCGGAAAAGGTATGGCCAGCTTTGGAAGCCATTGGTGGAGAAAGGGGCTGGTATTTCGCGGATATCTTATGGACGTTGAGGGGATTGGTCGACCGCCTCATGGGAGGAGTTGGTCTGGGGCCTGGCAGGCGCGACCCCAAGTGCCTGCTGACGGGCGACGCGGTGGACTGCTGGCGGGTGTGGGAAGCGCAGCCACCCCGGCTTTTGGTGCTCCTGGCAGCAATGAAGTCTCCGGGCGAGGCGGCCCTGGAGCTTTCGCTTGCCCCCGATGCTGGCGGGACTCAGTTCACCCTCCTTGCCAGATTCCAGCCAAGGGGCCTGGCCGGGCTCATCTACTGGTATGGCATGTTTGTGCCCCATATGATTTTGTTCACCGGTCTGGTCAAAGGGCTAGCGCAAGCTGCTGGGACTCGGATTGTCAAAGGGCCCTATAGATTCACGCCCACAGTGCCAGGCAAATGTTCTCCGCCTCCGCGCAGCGTGTGA